Proteins from a single region of Sesamum indicum cultivar Zhongzhi No. 13 linkage group LG5, S_indicum_v1.0, whole genome shotgun sequence:
- the LOC105162359 gene encoding F-box/FBD/LRR-repeat protein At1g13570-like, translated as MRRTKICMETDRISSLPCDVIDNILKYLPLCDAVRTSVLSREWRYNWETIPCLIFGSTCKVNLLRRYDWVSIIDQILLLHKGSITKFSLTIADLKMCRGIDNWLRFLSNCHVEELTFCFDFPDSHPVISQFLFTLDELTHLFLAYGELKPPPAFRGFERLVRLDLFNVCISAGEFKSFISKCPMLEYIKLESFGTKAIGDLEIDAPNLKFFSYRGRLSSICFKNTLLLAEMTMTSHRHKSLHDLQMPNDFAIFEPNDSNLVRILGQLPSITKLTVNRDFLQYLAGGGSGGGVPKKLPNDLNHMRLLTFWIINLSTIAEVTCALCLIRSSPKLQSLTITALGLRNPENLKTAAEFIRAQQECEITLSSLENINIRNFSGLEPEMEFVKLLLLAATALRKLEIITKNSNVSGKARTEIFEELVSSGRASVQAEIIVRDFD; from the exons ATGAGAAGGACAAAGATTTGCATGGAAACTGATCGAATTAGCAGCCTTCCATGTGATGTCATTGATAACATTCTTAAGTACTTGCCTTTATGTGATGCAGTGAGGACAAGCGTCCTTTCAAGAGAGTGGCGGTATAATTGGGAAACTATACCATGTCTTATATTTGGTTCGACTTGCAAAGTAAACTTATTGAGGAGGTACGACTGGGTGTCCATTATTGATCAAATACTTTTACTTCACAAAGGAAGCATAACCAAGTTCTCACTCACAATTGCTGATTTGAAAATGTGTCGTGGTATCGACAACTGGCTGCGTTTCTTGTCAAACTGTCATGTTGAAGAGCTCaccttttgttttgatttccCAGACAGCCATCCCGTGATCTCTCAATTTCTATTTACTCTTGATGAACTCACACATTTGTTTCTTGCCTATGGTGAGCTCAAGCCGCCTCCCGCATTCAGAGGATTTGAAAGGCTTGTCAGACTTGATCTTTTTAATGTCTGCATTTCAGCTGGAGAATTCAAAAGTTTTATCTCTAAATGTCCAATGCTTGAGTATATAAAACTGGAGAGCTTTGGTACCAAAGCAATTGGAGACCTCGAGATTGACGCTCCTAATCTCAAGTTCTTTTCCTATCGGGGCAGACTCAGTTcaatttgtttcaaaaataCATTGCTTCTTGCAGAAATGACGATGACTTCTCACAGACATAAAAGCCTTCATGATCTTCAGATGCCAAACGATTTTGCAATATTCGAGCCCAACGATAGTAATCTTGTCAGGATTCTTGGTCAACTCCCATCCATTACAAAACTGACAGTTAATAGAGACTTTCTGCAG TACTTGGCTGGAGGTGGAAGTGGAGGTGGTGTGCCGAAGAAACTCCCAAACGACCTTAACCATATGAGGCTTCTTACGTTTTGGATCATTAATTTGAGTACCATAGCTGAAGTGACTTGTGCACTTTGCTTGATCAGAAGCTCTCCAAAGTTGCAGAGTCTTACAATTACG GCGCTAGGCTTGCGTAATCCGGAGAACTTGAAGACCGCTGCTGAATTTATCAGGGCACAACAAGAATGTGAAATTACTCTCAGTAGCCTGGAAAACATAAACATCCGAAACTTCTCAGGTCTGGAACCTGAAATGGAATTTGTGAAGCTTCTTCTGTTGGCGGCAACTGCACTCAGGAAGCTGGAAATCATCACTAAAAATAGTAATGTTTCAGGAAAAGCCCGAACTGAGATTTTTGAAGAGTTGGTGAGTTCCGGTCGAGCATCAGTGCAGGCTGAGATCATAGTTCGAGATTTTGATTAA
- the LOC110012030 gene encoding uncharacterized protein LOC110012030 — protein MNNAFLHGYSDEDIYMLLPAGYNVDLGLVCKLERSLYKLKQASPMERRVDIEATTIWFYSRVKAYLHNFFTIKDKGDAHTGLLGAKSLVTPFPVGLKLASDTGALLRAQNSYKDLMGRLLYLSFTRPDISHSVQQLSQYLNHLCDAYWNAALHVVRYLKGCPSLGLFLPAVNSLDLQGYCDADWASCSDSRSSLTDFCIFLGGPLVSWKTKKQSTVSHSSAEAEYRSLAAMVCELRWLPFLLADFGVSLSLPVSLFCDNKAALHILANPVFHERTKHIEIDCHLVRDAYTASFIAPVLILSFTQLPDVFTKALPLKLFSSFLSKLGLPAVAKGAGVASDLLDQG, from the exons ATGAATAACGCGTTCCTCCACGGGTATTCTGATGAGGACATCTACATGCTCCTTCCTGCTGGTTATAATGTGGATTTGGGACTGGTGTGCAAGCTAGAGAGGTCCTTGTACAAGTTGAAGCAAGCTTCGCCAATGGAACGTCGAGTTGACATTGAAGCTACAACAATTTGGTTTTACTCA AGAGTGAAGGCCTATCTACATAATTTCTTCACTATCAAAGACAAGGGAGATGCTC ACACTGGTCTGTTGGGGGCTAAATCATTGGTCACGCCTTTTCCAGTAGGTCTCAAATTGGCCTCAGATACAGGTGCTCTGCTTCGGGCTCAAAATTCATACAAAGATTTAATGGGTAGGCTACTCTATTTGAGCTTTACTAGACCCGATATTTCCCACTCTGTGCAACAGTTAAGCCAGTACCTCAATCACCTTTGCGATGCCTATTGGAATGCTGCTCTCCACGTGGTTAGATACCTCAAAGGATGCCCTTCGCTTGGGTTGTTTTTGCCTGCTGTTAACTCTTTGGACCTTCAAGGTTATTGCGATGCCGATTGGGCATCGTGTTCTGATTCTAGGAGTTCATTAACCGATTTCTGTATCTTTCTTGGGGGACCTCTTGTCTCGTGGAAAACTAAGAAGCAATCGACGGTTTCTCACTCTTCTGCAGAGGCAGAATATCGTAGTTTGGCAGCAATGGTTTGTGAGTTGCGTTGGTTACCTTTTTTGCTGGCAGATTTTGGTGTCTCATTGTCTTTGCCTGTGTCTCTCTTTTGTGATAACAAGGCCGCACTTCACATTCTTGCGAATCCTGTGTTTCACGAACGCACCAAGCACATTGAGATTGATTGCCACCTTGTTCGTGATGCTTACACGGCTAGTTTTATTGCCCCTGTGCTCATTCTCAGCTTCACCCAACTTCCAGATGTGTTCACGAAGGCTCTACCATTGAAGTTGTTCAGCTCTTTTTTGTCCAAGTTGGGACTC CCTGCAGTTGCTAAAGGTGCTGGAGTTGCTTCAGACCTTCTTGATCAAGGATGA